In Limanda limanda chromosome 21, fLimLim1.1, whole genome shotgun sequence, a genomic segment contains:
- the ipmkb gene encoding inositol polyphosphate multikinase isoform X1, which translates to MSATQHQVMMESSLALGRLDLTSSSAAVGVSMTPRLPGGPTAKEKSGPAHLNGPAHLNGCVPLSHQVAGHKYGVDKVGILQHPDGTVLKQLQPPPRGPREMQFYSMVYAEDCCDPCLLELQNHLPKYYGPWSSPDSPSDLYLKLEDVTRRFVKPCIMDVKLGQCSYDPFASQEKREQQIRKYPLMEEIGFLVLGMRVYKVCSDTFDSYDQHYGRALVKDTIKEGLAKFFHNDVCLRKDAVSASINRVQQILHWFESQHQLAFYASSLLFVYEGLPSSSSSSSYSFLLSTPSISPTVGKTAMLSSAVDSCQRGEGEARQEGVGQEGVVAEYNNNNIQVVVPWDFSLATIYTNHRKHGHHCAKGHLQGTSGVDEAVETSLSSVSGDNNSVLCQEDNSTWKRTGESEQPPNGNRNKSQLERKVVEGDREEEAEGLKGQGHETTEESGRDTEVEVRMIDFAHVFPSESHDHGYIYGLKHLLTVLEQILCDAA; encoded by the exons atgtcaGCCACCCAGCATCAGGTGATGATGGAGTCCTCTCTAGCTCTCGGCAGATTGGACCTGACCTCCAGCTCAGCCGCGGTGGGGGTCAGCATGACCCCACGGCTCCCCGGCGGACCCACCGCCAAAGAGAAGAGTGGTCCGGCTCATCTCAACGGCCCGGCTCATCTCAACGGCTGCGTCCCGCTGTCACATCAGGTGGCTGGCCATAAGTATGGAGTAGATAAAGTGG GCATTTTGCAGCATCCAGATGGAACAGTCCTGAAGCAGCTTCAGCCTCCACCAAGAGGTCCACGAGAGATGCAGTTTTACAGCATG GTGTATGCAGAGGACTGCTGTGATCCGTGTCTCCTGGAGCTCCAGAACCACCTTCCCAAGTACTACGGACCCTGGTCCTCTCCTGACAGCCCCAGTG ACCTGTACCTAAAGCTGGAGGATGTGACTCGTCGCTTCGTCAAGCCGTGCATCATGGACGTGAAGCTGGGCCAGTGCAGCTATGACCCGTTCGCCTCGCAAGAGAAACGtgagcagcagatcagaaaaTATCCACTGATGGAGGAGATCGGCTTCCTGGTCCTCGGCATGAGG GTATATAAAGTGTGCAGTGACACTTTTGACTCCTACGATCAGCACTATGGAAGAGCACTGGTTAAGGACACGATTAAAgaag GTCTGGCTAAATTCTTCCATAATGATGTTTGTCTGAGAAAGGATGCAGTGTCAGCCAGCATCAACAGGGTGCAGCAAATCCTCCACTGGTTTGAGTCCCAGCACCAGCTGGCCTTCTATGCTAGTTCCCTTCTCTTCGTCTATGAGGGtctcccctcttcttcctcctcatcctcctatTCCTTCCTTCTCAGCACCCCATCCATCAGCCCGACCGTGGGGAAAACAGCCATGTTGTCATCAGCGGTTGACAGCTGtcagaggggagagggggaagCAAGACAGGAAGGGGTGGGGCAGGAAGGGGTAGTGGCCgagtacaacaacaacaacattcaaGTGGTGGTGCCCTGGGACTTCAGCCTAGCCACAATTTATACCAACCACAGGAAACACGGCCACCACTGTGCCAAGGGTCATCTCCAAGGCACCAGTGGAGTCGATGAAGCTGTGGAGACATCGCTGAGCTCAGTTTCTGGAGATAACAACTCTGTATTGTGTCAGGAAGACAACTCCACATGGAAACGAACAGGTGAGTCAGAGCAACCCCCGAACGgcaacagaaacaaatcacaaCTGGAAAGAAAGGTTGTAGAAGGAGatagggaggaggaggcagaggggcTGAAAGGACAAGGACACGAGACAACagaggagagtgggagagacacagaggtgGAAGTGAGGATGATTGACTTTGCCCACGTTTTCCCAAGCGAGAGCCATGATCATGGCTACATCTACGGCCTCAAACACCTGCTGacagtgctggagcagatcctCTGTGATGCTGCGTAG
- the ipmkb gene encoding inositol polyphosphate multikinase isoform X2: MMESSLALGRLDLTSSSAAVGVSMTPRLPGGPTAKEKSGPAHLNGPAHLNGCVPLSHQVAGHKYGVDKVGILQHPDGTVLKQLQPPPRGPREMQFYSMVYAEDCCDPCLLELQNHLPKYYGPWSSPDSPSDLYLKLEDVTRRFVKPCIMDVKLGQCSYDPFASQEKREQQIRKYPLMEEIGFLVLGMRVYKVCSDTFDSYDQHYGRALVKDTIKEGLAKFFHNDVCLRKDAVSASINRVQQILHWFESQHQLAFYASSLLFVYEGLPSSSSSSSYSFLLSTPSISPTVGKTAMLSSAVDSCQRGEGEARQEGVGQEGVVAEYNNNNIQVVVPWDFSLATIYTNHRKHGHHCAKGHLQGTSGVDEAVETSLSSVSGDNNSVLCQEDNSTWKRTGESEQPPNGNRNKSQLERKVVEGDREEEAEGLKGQGHETTEESGRDTEVEVRMIDFAHVFPSESHDHGYIYGLKHLLTVLEQILCDAA, from the exons ATGATGGAGTCCTCTCTAGCTCTCGGCAGATTGGACCTGACCTCCAGCTCAGCCGCGGTGGGGGTCAGCATGACCCCACGGCTCCCCGGCGGACCCACCGCCAAAGAGAAGAGTGGTCCGGCTCATCTCAACGGCCCGGCTCATCTCAACGGCTGCGTCCCGCTGTCACATCAGGTGGCTGGCCATAAGTATGGAGTAGATAAAGTGG GCATTTTGCAGCATCCAGATGGAACAGTCCTGAAGCAGCTTCAGCCTCCACCAAGAGGTCCACGAGAGATGCAGTTTTACAGCATG GTGTATGCAGAGGACTGCTGTGATCCGTGTCTCCTGGAGCTCCAGAACCACCTTCCCAAGTACTACGGACCCTGGTCCTCTCCTGACAGCCCCAGTG ACCTGTACCTAAAGCTGGAGGATGTGACTCGTCGCTTCGTCAAGCCGTGCATCATGGACGTGAAGCTGGGCCAGTGCAGCTATGACCCGTTCGCCTCGCAAGAGAAACGtgagcagcagatcagaaaaTATCCACTGATGGAGGAGATCGGCTTCCTGGTCCTCGGCATGAGG GTATATAAAGTGTGCAGTGACACTTTTGACTCCTACGATCAGCACTATGGAAGAGCACTGGTTAAGGACACGATTAAAgaag GTCTGGCTAAATTCTTCCATAATGATGTTTGTCTGAGAAAGGATGCAGTGTCAGCCAGCATCAACAGGGTGCAGCAAATCCTCCACTGGTTTGAGTCCCAGCACCAGCTGGCCTTCTATGCTAGTTCCCTTCTCTTCGTCTATGAGGGtctcccctcttcttcctcctcatcctcctatTCCTTCCTTCTCAGCACCCCATCCATCAGCCCGACCGTGGGGAAAACAGCCATGTTGTCATCAGCGGTTGACAGCTGtcagaggggagagggggaagCAAGACAGGAAGGGGTGGGGCAGGAAGGGGTAGTGGCCgagtacaacaacaacaacattcaaGTGGTGGTGCCCTGGGACTTCAGCCTAGCCACAATTTATACCAACCACAGGAAACACGGCCACCACTGTGCCAAGGGTCATCTCCAAGGCACCAGTGGAGTCGATGAAGCTGTGGAGACATCGCTGAGCTCAGTTTCTGGAGATAACAACTCTGTATTGTGTCAGGAAGACAACTCCACATGGAAACGAACAGGTGAGTCAGAGCAACCCCCGAACGgcaacagaaacaaatcacaaCTGGAAAGAAAGGTTGTAGAAGGAGatagggaggaggaggcagaggggcTGAAAGGACAAGGACACGAGACAACagaggagagtgggagagacacagaggtgGAAGTGAGGATGATTGACTTTGCCCACGTTTTCCCAAGCGAGAGCCATGATCATGGCTACATCTACGGCCTCAAACACCTGCTGacagtgctggagcagatcctCTGTGATGCTGCGTAG